From the Myripristis murdjan chromosome 14, fMyrMur1.1, whole genome shotgun sequence genome, one window contains:
- the cnga2b gene encoding cyclic nucleotide gated channel subunit alpha 2b, producing the protein MTGQAAERDLSPHRLSVKTTLEEEIERTESMLSRVPSVCDDTSSELQRVAALDPQGGNSRNSFRRRGAISRLVSLVVTLREWAHRSLLEEEERPDSFLERFRGPELRIAPSRISNTQLDANDNGSKGIMKKKWDVFVVSPSDDAYYRWLFVIATAVLYNWILVVARACFDKLQVGNYICWLVLDYLSDLVYIMDTCVRLRTGFLEQGLLVKDHAKLRDSYIRTFQFKLDVVSILPTDLAYITTGIHTPQLRFNRLLRFPRMFEFFDRTETRTNYPNIFRICNLVLYILVIIHWNACIYFAISKSLGFGSDTWVYPNTSNPEFGSLTRGYVYCLYWSTLTLTTIGEMPAPVRDEEYLFVVFDFLVGVLIFATIVGNVGSMIANMNATRAEFQARIDAIKHYMHFRKVSRELESRVIKWFDYLWTNKKAVDEQEVLKNLPNKLRAEIAINVHLETLKKVRIFQDCEAGLLVELVLKLRPQVYSPGDYICRKGDIGKEMYIIKEGKLAVVADDGVTQYALLTAGSCFGEISILNIKGSKMGNRRTANIRSIGYSDLFCLSKDDLMEAVTEYPDAKKVLEERGREILMKEGLLDENAESGGLGKEDTEEKVERLESSLDTLQTRFARLLSEYTATQQRLKQRVTVLERQLNRTCCGALADDDMDTDAEAVTGTDAAPVANTEGSTHGNNVQTKPQGKEVLGEMVRGDLLEFTPTQLAGASQPRIPTGLPNEDLPWSP; encoded by the exons ATGACAGGCCAGGCAGCTGAGAGAGATCTGTCCCCCCACCGCCTCTCAGTGAAGACCACCTTAGAGGAGGAGATAGAGAGAACTGAGAGTATGCTCAGCAG GGTGCCATCAGTTTGTGACGACACATCCTCTGAGCTGCAAAGAGTCGCTGCTCTTGATCCTCAAGGAGGCAATTCCAGAAATTCTTTTCGAAGACGGGGAGCTATCTCAAG ACTGGTGAGCCTGGTGGTGACGTTGAGAGAATGGGCACACAGGAGCctgttggaggaggaggagcgaccTGACTCTTTCCTGGAGCGCTTTCGTGGGCCTGAGCTGAGGATCGCCCCCAGCCGCATCAGCAATACGCAACTGGATGCCAATGACAACGGTTCCAAAGGGATCATGAA GAAAAAGTGGGATGTGTTTGTGGTGTCCCCATCAGATGACGCATACTACCGCTGGCTATTTGTCATTGCCACAGCTGTCCTCTACAACTGGATCCTTGTTGTGGCTAG GGCATGCTTTGACAAGCTACAAGTGGGCAATTATATCTGCTGGCTGGTTCTGGATTATCTCTCTGACCTTGTGTACATAATGGACACTTGTGTCCGACTTCGCACAG GGTTCCTGGAACAAGGCTTGCTGGTGAAGGATCATGCCAAGCTGAGAGACAGCTACATccgcacatttcagttcaagcTAGATGTGGTGTCCATCCTGCCCACTGATCTGGCTTACATCACCACAGGCATCCACACACCGCAGCTCAGATTCAACCGGCTGCTGCGCTTCCCACGCATGTTTGAGTTCTTTGACCGTACCGAGACACGCACCAACTACCCCAACATCTTTCGCATCTGCAACTTGGTGCTCTACATCCTGGTCATCATTCACTGGAACGCCTGCATCTACTTTGCTATATCAAAGTCTTTGGGGTTTGGCTCCGATACATGGGTGTACCCGAACACCTCCAACCCTGAGTTTGGCTCCCTGACTCGGGGTTATGTCTACTGTCTGTACTGGTCGACCCTTACTCTTACCACCATCGGAGAGATGCCTGCTCCGGTGCGAGATGAAGAGTACCTCTTTGTGGTCTTTGACTTTCTTGTTGGGGTGCTGATCTTTGCCACAATTGTGGGAAACGTAGGCTCCATGATTGCCAACATGAATGCCACACGTGCAGAGTTTCAGGCTCGCATTGACGCTATCAAACACTACATGCACTTCCGCAAAGTCAGCAGAGAGCTGGAGTCGCGTGTCATTAAATGGTTTGACTACCTCTGGACGAACAAGAAAGCCGTAGATGAGCAGGAGGTGCTAAAAAACTTGCCCAACAAATTGCGGGCCGAGATTGCAATCAATGTCCATTTGGAGACCCTAAAGAAAGTTCGCATCTTTCAAGACTGTGAAGCAGGACTATTAGTGGAGCTGGTGCTCAAACTCCGCCCACAGGTCTACAGTCCCGGGGACTACATCTGCCGGAAAGGAGATATAGGAAAGGAAATGTACATCATCAAAGAGGGGAAACTGGCAGTGGTGGCTGACGATGGGGTTACACAATACGCCCTCCTCACTGCTGGCAGCTGCTTTGGGGAAATCAGCATTCTTAATATAAAGGGCAGCAAAATGGGTAATCGTCGGACGGCCAACATCCGCAGCATCGGTTATTCTGATCTCTTCTGCCTCTCTAAGGACGACTTGATGGAAGCGGTAACTGAGTACCCAGATGCTAAGAAGGTGCTTGAGGAGAGGGGCCGGGAGATCCTGATGAAAGAGGGTCTCCTGGATGAGAATGCAGAGAGTGGCGGGCTGGGGAAagaggacacagaggagaaggTGGAGAGGCTGGAGTCCTCTCTGGACACGCTACAGACTCGCTTTGCCCGCCTGCTCAGTGAATACACAGCCACTCAACAGCGGCTGAAGCAGCGGGTCACTGTTTTAGAGCGGCAGCTGAATCGCACATGCTGCGGTGCCTTGGCAGATGATGACATGGACACAGATGCAGAGGCGGTCACAGGGACAGACGCCGCGCCTGTTGCCAACACAGAAGGGTCTACACATGGAAACAATGTGCAAACTAAGCCTCAA GGGAAAGAAGTCCTAGGAGAGATGGTACGAGGTGATTTGCTGGAGTTCACACCCACAC AGCTGGCTGGAGCATCTCAGCCCAGAATTCCTACAGGCCTGCCCAATGAGGACTTGCCCTGGTCTCCATAA
- the rraga gene encoding ras-related GTP-binding protein A has product MSSTAMKKKVLLMGKSGSGKTSMRSIIFANYIARDTRRLGATIDVEHSHVRFLGNLVLNLWDCGGQDTFMENYFTSQRDNIFRNVEVLIYVFDVESRELEKDMHYYQSCLEAILQNSPDAKVFCLVHKMDLVQEDQRDLIFKEREEDLRRLSRPLACTCFRTSIWDETLYKAWSSIVYQLIPNVQQLETNLRNFAQIIEADEVLLFERATFLVISHYQCKEQRDAHRFEKISNIIKQFKLSCSKLAASFQSMEVRNSNFAAFIDVFTSNTYVMVIMSDPSIPSAATLINIRNARKHFEKLERVDGPKHSLHMRMR; this is encoded by the exons ATGTCAAGCACAGCAATGAAGAAAAAG GTGCTATTGATGGGAAAAAGCGGGTCTGGAAAGACCAGCATGAGATCAATCATCTTTGCCAATTACATAGCTAGAGACACACGCCGCCTTGGAGCCACaa TCGACGTGGAGCACTCCCACGTGCGGTTTCTCGGCAATCTGGTTCTGAACCTGTGGGACTGCGGAGG GCAGGACACGTTCATGGAGAACTACTTCACCAGCCAGAGGGACAACATTTTCCGAAACGTGGAGGTGCTTATTTATGTTTTCGACGTGGAGAGCCGCGAGCTGGAGAAAGACATGCATTACTACCAGTCGTGTCTGGAGGCCATCCTGCAGAACTCCCCCGACGCTAAAGTCTTCTGCCTCGTGCACAAAATGGATCTGGTGCAGGAAGACCAAAGAGATCTG ATCTTTAAGGAGCGTGAAGAAGACCTGAGGAGGCTGTCTAGACCTTTGGCTTGCACGTGCTTCAGGACATCGATCTGGGATGAAACCCTGTATAAG GCCTGGTCCAGCATAGTGTACCAGCTAATCCCAAATGTACAGCAGCTGGAGACCAACCTTAGAAATTTTGCACAAATCATAGAGGCAGATGAAGTTCTTCTGTTTGAGAGAGCCACTTTTCTG GTGATCTCCCACTACCAGTGCAAAGAGCAGCGTGACGCTCACCGATTTGAGAAGATCAGCAACATTATCAAGCAGTTCAAACTCAGTTGTAG TAAACTTGCAGCCTCCTTCCAGAGCATGGAGGTGAGGAACTCCAACTTTGCGGCCTTCATCGACGTCTTCACTTCCAACACATACGTTATGGTGATCATGTCGGACCCATCTATTC CCTCTGCAGCCACCCTCATCAACATCCGTAATGCTAGGAAACACTTTGAGAAGTTGGAGCGGGTGGACGGACCCAAACACAGTCTGCACATGCGAATGCGCTAG
- the LOC115372005 gene encoding charged multivesicular body protein 1b, with the protein MSSMEKHLFNLKFAAKELQRNAKKCDKDEKAEKAKVKKAIQKGNMEVAKIHAENAIRQKNQSVNFLRMSARVDAVAARVQTAVTMNKVTKSMAGVVKGMDAVLKSMNLEKISALMDKFERQFETLDVQTAQMEDTMSNTTTLTTPQNQVDSLLHEMADEAGLDLNMELPQGQTGSVGTSVASAEQDELSQRLSKLRDQI; encoded by the exons ATGTCAAGTATGGAGA AGCATCTCTTCAATCTAAAGTTTGCTGCCAAAGAGCTTCAAAGAAATGCCAAGAAATGTGACAAAGACGAGAAAGCAGAGAAAGCTAAAGTCAAGAAA GCTATCCAGAAGGGGAACATGGAGGTGGCAAAGATCCATGCAGAAAACGCCATCCGACAGAAGAACCAGTCAGTCAACTTCTTGCGGATGAGTGCTCGGGTCGACGCTGTGGCAGCAAGGGTCCAAACTGCAGTAACAATGAACAAG GTCACAAAGTCCATGGCTGGAGTGGTGAAAGGCATGGATGCTGTACTGAAGAGCATGAATCTTGAAAAG atttctGCTCTTATGGACAAATTTGAGCGTCAGTTTGAAACTCTGGATGTTCAGACAGCTCAGATGGAGGACACCATGAGCAACACGACAACGCTCACAACACCACAG AACCAAGTGGACTCGTTGCTGCATGAAATGGCAGATGAAGCAGG ATTGGACCTGAATATGGAGCTCCCACAGGGACAGACGGGATCTGTGGGCACCAGCGTTGCCTCTGCAGAACAG GATGAACTGTCTCAAAGACTCTCCAAACTCAGAGACCAAATCTAA
- the LOC115371495 gene encoding terminal nucleotidyltransferase 5C-like, whose amino-acid sequence MELQTEKRFHNLTHEQLQALDKVLTEVIPIHGRGNFPTLEVRAKDIIRVVKDRLIERDIQVKDIRLNGATASHVMVRDNGMGYRDLDIIFGVELPRQEDFQVIKEVVLGSLRDLLPCGVNRRKITCLTMKEAYVQKMVKVFNEHDRWSLISLSNNRAKTVGLRFVSSLRRQFEFSVDSFQIILDRMLESYWEIKDPNIEGSGSLMKEGGKSAITVEAECMYGDFEQAIEHLRLRLIATHNPEEIRGGGLLKYSDLLVRNFRPASETEIKSLERYMCSRFFIDFPDVSEQQRKIETYLQCHFIGNEETSKYDYLMTLRRVIDESTVCLMGHERRQTLNMITVLALRVLGEQNAIPNTANVTCFYQPAPYMTDPVFNSYFIAQAQPPPPPPLVYHPYPLHVHMQTGLV is encoded by the exons ATGGAGCTGCAAACAGAGAAAAGGTTCCACAACTTGACCCATGAACAACTCCAGGCTCTGGACAAGGTCCTGACTGAGGTGATACCCATCCATGGGAGAGGCAATTTCCCCACATTGGAGGTGAGAGCCAAAGATATTATTCGGGTGGTGAAGGACCGGCTGATTGAAAGAGACATCCAAGTCAAGGACATCCGCCTTAACGGTGCAACTGCCAGCCATGTGATGGTGAGGGATAATGGCATGGGCTACAGAGACCTGGACATCATTTTTGGAGTGGAGCTGCCCAGGCAGGAGGACTTCCAGGTGATTAAGGAGGTGGTGCTGGGCAGCCTACGAGACCTTCTCCCCTGTGGAGTTAACAGACGCAAAATTACCTGCCTGACCATGAAGGAGGCCTATGTACAAAAGATGGTCAAGGTTTTCAACGAGCACGACAGGTGGAGCCTAATCTCGCTGTCTAACAACAGAGCTAAAACTGTGGGGCTGAGATTTGTTAGTTCACTTCGACGGCAGTTTGAGTTCAGCGTGGACTCCTTCCAGATCATTCTGGATCGTATGCTGGAGTCATACTGGGAGA TCAAGGACCCAAACATCGAAGGGTCAGGAAGTCTGatgaaggaaggagggaagtcTGCCATCACCGTTGAAGCAGAGTGCATGTATGGAGACTTTGAACAGGCAATAGAGCACCTTCGCCTCCGCCTCATTGCCACCCACAATCCCGAGGAGATCCGAGGAGGGGGCCTGCTGAAGTACAGCGACCTGCTGGTGAGGAACTTCAGGCCGGCCAGCGAGACGGAGATCAAGTCCTTGGAGCGATACATGTGCTCCCGCTTCTTCATCGACTTCCCCGATGTAAGCGAGCAGCAGCGCAAGATCGAGACCTACCTGCAGTGCCACTTTATCGGCAACGAGGAGACAAGCAAGTACGACTACCTGATGACCCTGCGGCGTGTGATAGACGAGAGCACGGTGTGTCTGATGGGACACGAGAGGAGACAGACCCTCAATATGATCACCGTCCTGGCTCTGCGGGTGCTGGGCGAGCAGAACGCCATCCCAAACACTGCCAACGTCACCTGCTTCTACCAGCCGGCGCCGTACATGACAGACCCCGTTTTCAACAGCTACTTCATCGCCCAGGCCCAGCCCCCGCCTCCGCCCCCGCTCGTCTACCACCCCTACCCTCTACATGTACACATGCAGACTGGCCTGGTGTAG